A genomic window from Treponema maltophilum ATCC 51939 includes:
- a CDS encoding SGNH/GDSL hydrolase family protein — MRFISLTEFSGALSNRLHISGRTGCSPDGSPFLNPLTLFWTASGIECAVTEAELYADIECDYKYYRPWISVWINGKRTARFAPEKGRSRICLVRSPAPLTRIQILKESQAMAGDSAHRFCIHGFCTNSEKSIPDIFMPLEPKKYLFECIGDSLTCGEGLEDPVPGKEWNPAWQGTRNHFAMILSQRFNADISIIAQSGWGLLCGWNNDPHCTIPPLYRFVCSLAKGAANRKAGASQAWDFSRRKTDAVIINLGSNDEYAFRAAPWEDPASGKTYKLHGDADYARLKAAAKNFIGEIRRHNPQALIIWCYGMFLTGCMDLFRSAVEEFRAENADDKVRFIELSPMDDTTAGAQKHPGPLCHKEAADLLTAVLLKKGFKQTPKIGAPLF; from the coding sequence ATGCGCTTTATATCGCTTACCGAATTTTCCGGAGCACTTTCGAACCGCCTGCATATTTCGGGCAGAACCGGATGCTCGCCGGACGGGTCACCCTTTTTAAACCCGCTCACGCTGTTTTGGACGGCAAGCGGCATCGAATGCGCGGTAACCGAGGCCGAATTATATGCCGACATCGAATGCGATTACAAATACTACCGGCCGTGGATAAGCGTATGGATAAACGGAAAACGCACGGCGCGCTTTGCACCCGAAAAAGGAAGGTCGCGCATTTGCCTTGTACGCTCTCCGGCGCCCTTAACACGCATACAAATTTTAAAAGAATCGCAGGCTATGGCAGGCGACAGCGCGCACCGTTTTTGCATTCACGGCTTTTGTACAAACAGCGAAAAATCCATTCCGGATATTTTTATGCCTCTTGAGCCTAAAAAATATCTTTTTGAATGTATCGGCGACAGCCTTACCTGCGGCGAAGGCTTGGAAGACCCCGTGCCGGGAAAAGAATGGAATCCTGCATGGCAGGGAACGCGCAATCACTTCGCCATGATTCTTTCGCAGCGGTTTAATGCGGATATTTCGATTATCGCGCAAAGCGGCTGGGGTCTTTTGTGCGGTTGGAACAACGACCCGCACTGCACTATCCCGCCGCTGTACCGGTTTGTGTGTTCTTTGGCAAAGGGCGCCGCAAACCGCAAAGCCGGCGCATCCCAAGCGTGGGATTTTTCGCGGCGGAAAACGGACGCGGTTATTATAAACCTGGGCTCAAACGACGAGTATGCGTTCCGCGCCGCTCCTTGGGAAGATCCCGCTTCGGGAAAAACATACAAATTACACGGCGATGCCGATTATGCGCGCTTAAAGGCGGCGGCAAAAAACTTTATCGGCGAAATCCGCCGGCACAATCCGCAAGCGCTGATTATCTGGTGCTACGGAATGTTTTTAACCGGCTGCATGGATTTGTTCCGCAGCGCCGTAGAAGAGTTCCGAGCGGAAAACGCCGACGATAAAGTCCGCTTTATAGAGCTTTCTCCGATGGACGATACAACGGCGGGAGCTCAAAAGCACCCCGGCCCCCTCTGTCACAAAGAAGCCGCCGATTTACTCACAGCCGTTTTACTAAAAAAAGGTTTTAAACAAACTCCGAAAATCGGCGCGCCTTTATTTTAA
- a CDS encoding HAD family hydrolase, which produces MKVQAVLFDLDGVIINSGADIALSVNAALEAFGYKTLPEDVLVSFVGDGAKKLLIRALEYQNADAANMKNFQELFEWYVDWYRKNPVNKTVLYPGMYELLETLKEKSVYAAVVSNKPLSVAQTILAHFKIGGFFDAVIGPERLSKIKPDPEGLALAVSDIEKKRGVCLERSRIVMVGDSASDIQAGRAFGCITCAVTEGLGNREKLLEEKADIVVPYAGDLKNSGLFSA; this is translated from the coding sequence ATGAAAGTACAGGCTGTTTTATTCGATTTGGACGGCGTCATTATAAATTCGGGAGCGGATATCGCTTTATCGGTCAATGCCGCGCTCGAAGCGTTCGGCTATAAAACGCTTCCGGAAGACGTACTCGTAAGTTTTGTCGGGGACGGAGCGAAAAAACTTTTAATCCGCGCGCTTGAATATCAAAACGCGGATGCGGCGAACATGAAAAATTTTCAGGAATTGTTCGAGTGGTATGTGGACTGGTACCGAAAAAATCCGGTAAACAAAACGGTGCTGTATCCGGGGATGTATGAGCTTTTGGAAACGCTGAAAGAAAAATCCGTGTACGCCGCCGTCGTTTCGAACAAACCGCTGAGCGTCGCGCAGACAATTTTGGCGCATTTTAAAATCGGCGGCTTTTTCGACGCCGTCATCGGCCCGGAACGGCTGAGCAAAATAAAGCCCGATCCGGAAGGCTTGGCGCTTGCGGTAAGCGACATCGAAAAAAAACGCGGCGTGTGCTTGGAGCGAAGCCGGATTGTAATGGTCGGCGATTCGGCGTCGGACATTCAAGCGGGGCGGGCTTTCGGCTGTATAACCTGCGCCGTAACGGAAGGTTTGGGGAATCGCGAAAAACTGCTCGAAGAAAAAGCCGATATCGTTGTTCCGTATGCGGGCGATTTAAAAAACAGCGGCTTGTTTTCGGCCTAA
- a CDS encoding DNA repair helicase XPB, whose amino-acid sequence MQNSNPLIVQGDKTLLLDIHAPLANECRRALIPFAELERSPEHLHTYRLTPLSLWNAASAGFSPDYAVDVLKTYSRFDVPQPIIVWIRETASRFGKLRLLPDPLSGSEGEDTLILETQSLAVYRELEANKKLLKYLQPLSDACATAKTENSEKTTGGRPPVFAFKLLLTDRGTIKEELLKTGWPVKDEVPLREGEGLSFSLRERTLSGKDFTFREYQKEAAASFWGNGGPGTGFGTIVLPCGSGKTIVGMLLMEKLQTSTLIVTANISSVHQWISELLDKTDLSPDQIGEYSGENKEIKPVTVATYQVLTWRPKKEGAYPHFKLFRERSWGLIIYDEVHLLPAPVFRVTAELQAVRRVGLTATLVREDGCEGLVFSLVGPKRYDVPWKELESAGWIAGAECIEFRVDMDKGKELDYAVAALRQKHRIAGENPVKIPIVCELVRRFSEDKILIIGQYLDQLFKIADVLKVPLITGKTPVRERDAVYDAFRKGKERVLVVSKVANFAIDLPDASMAIQVSGTFGSRQEEAQRLGRILRPKTRTARFITLISAGTQEEDFGANRQKFLAEQGYSYRLVRTIEECIGEAAAGTADAARAVGGGMQ is encoded by the coding sequence ATGCAGAATTCCAATCCTCTTATCGTACAGGGCGACAAAACCCTGCTTTTGGATATTCACGCACCCTTGGCGAACGAATGCCGCCGCGCTTTAATTCCCTTTGCGGAATTGGAGCGCTCGCCGGAACATCTGCATACCTATCGCCTCACGCCCCTTTCTTTGTGGAATGCCGCAAGCGCCGGTTTTTCTCCCGACTATGCCGTCGACGTTTTAAAAACCTATTCGCGTTTCGACGTTCCGCAGCCGATTATCGTTTGGATCCGCGAAACCGCTTCCCGATTCGGCAAACTGCGGCTTCTTCCCGATCCGCTTTCCGGTTCGGAAGGCGAAGATACCCTGATTTTGGAAACGCAATCGCTTGCCGTATACCGCGAACTGGAAGCAAATAAAAAACTGTTAAAATATCTGCAACCCCTGTCCGACGCTTGTGCCACCGCGAAAACCGAAAACTCCGAAAAGACGACAGGCGGCCGGCCGCCCGTGTTCGCCTTTAAGCTTTTGCTTACCGACAGGGGAACGATAAAAGAAGAACTTTTAAAAACCGGCTGGCCCGTAAAAGACGAGGTGCCGCTCCGCGAAGGAGAAGGGCTTTCTTTTTCGCTGCGGGAACGCACCTTATCGGGAAAAGATTTTACATTCAGAGAATACCAAAAAGAAGCGGCCGCTTCCTTTTGGGGGAACGGCGGACCGGGAACGGGATTCGGTACAATCGTGCTGCCCTGCGGATCGGGAAAAACGATTGTCGGCATGCTGCTTATGGAAAAACTGCAAACAAGTACGCTCATCGTTACGGCGAACATTTCTTCCGTTCATCAATGGATAAGCGAACTGTTAGATAAAACTGATTTAAGTCCGGATCAAATCGGCGAATATTCCGGAGAAAACAAAGAAATCAAGCCGGTAACCGTTGCGACATATCAGGTTTTAACGTGGCGCCCGAAAAAAGAAGGCGCCTATCCGCATTTTAAACTCTTCCGCGAACGCAGTTGGGGGCTCATTATTTACGACGAAGTGCACCTCTTGCCGGCTCCCGTATTTCGTGTAACGGCCGAACTTCAAGCCGTACGCCGGGTCGGCTTAACCGCAACCCTCGTGCGCGAAGACGGATGCGAAGGCTTGGTATTTTCTTTGGTCGGGCCGAAACGCTACGACGTTCCGTGGAAGGAGCTTGAAAGCGCGGGATGGATTGCCGGCGCCGAATGTATAGAATTCCGCGTGGACATGGATAAAGGCAAAGAACTCGATTATGCGGTTGCCGCGCTGCGTCAAAAACACCGCATTGCCGGCGAAAATCCGGTAAAAATTCCTATCGTGTGCGAACTGGTCCGGCGCTTTTCCGAAGATAAAATCCTCATCATCGGCCAATATTTGGACCAGCTGTTTAAAATCGCCGACGTGCTGAAAGTGCCGCTTATTACGGGAAAAACGCCGGTGCGCGAACGCGATGCCGTGTACGATGCTTTCCGCAAAGGAAAAGAACGTGTCTTGGTTGTATCCAAGGTTGCGAATTTCGCAATCGATTTGCCGGATGCGTCCATGGCGATTCAAGTGTCGGGAACCTTCGGAAGCAGGCAGGAAGAAGCGCAGCGGCTCGGTCGGATTTTGCGGCCGAAAACCCGTACGGCCCGCTTTATAACGCTGATTTCGGCCGGAACGCAGGAAGAAGACTTCGGCGCAAACCGGCAAAAATTTCTTGCCGAACAAGGCTATTCTTATCGTCTGGTGCGCACAATCGAAGAATGCATCGGTGAAGCGGCGGCCGGTACGGCGGACGCTGCACGTGCCGTCGGGGGAGGCATGCAGTGA
- a CDS encoding MgtC/SapB family protein — translation MRIFLSFIAGGILGWERKHRQQFVGMRTLILISVSSTLLMLLSVYTARLSENPARGDPARIAAQVVSGIGFLGAGTILRQGLNIKGLTSSAIIWSSAALGLAIGAGFVIPAYTALFLYVFALIFLEKVEEKYFPAERAKHLNLVFENKRVDLDALSKLIHANGLIIMTTDVTRILGQKHLSISFSVRVPPSLDIFSLTDKIKQLGRLEEFSLTD, via the coding sequence ATGCGTATTTTTCTCAGCTTTATTGCCGGAGGCATTTTAGGCTGGGAGCGCAAGCACCGGCAGCAGTTTGTCGGTATGCGCACGCTCATTTTAATTTCCGTGTCTTCAACGCTGTTGATGCTGCTTTCGGTGTATACGGCGCGCTTGTCCGAAAATCCCGCCCGCGGAGATCCTGCACGTATTGCCGCTCAGGTTGTGTCCGGTATAGGTTTTTTGGGTGCCGGTACGATTTTGCGCCAAGGTTTGAACATTAAAGGTTTAACGTCTTCCGCGATAATTTGGTCGTCGGCCGCTTTGGGCTTGGCGATCGGCGCGGGCTTTGTAATTCCCGCCTATACAGCCCTGTTTTTGTATGTCTTTGCCCTGATTTTTCTTGAAAAGGTTGAAGAAAAATATTTCCCTGCCGAACGCGCCAAACACTTGAATTTGGTATTCGAAAACAAACGGGTCGACCTTGACGCTTTAAGCAAGCTTATTCACGCGAACGGCTTGATTATTATGACTACCGACGTAACGCGCATTTTGGGACAAAAACACTTGAGCATTTCGTTTTCCGTGCGCGTTCCGCCGTCTTTGGATATTTTTTCGCTTACCGATAAAATAAAACAGCTGGGGCGTCTTGAAGAATTCAGTTTAACCGATTAA
- a CDS encoding dicarboxylate/amino acid:cation symporter, with product MKIWIKFLIGCTLGILLALFLPFEHIQLKAFFKFCAELTVRMGRYFLLPVLFFNMTIAVTKLRDTRKLLRTGLFTLITGAGITLITTLIGIVSALIIKLPRIPISVEKLSEPISLNLSEHFLSLFPYNGVGALFDGAFLLPVFVLAGFLGAGFASDSIRAKPAFTLFDSLSRISYAVLSFFTDLIAIGIIAVSCMWALTFFETLASGTFTGLFLLLIADTVIIIAGLLPVLLRFLCRENHPYKVLFAGIAPIIGALFSGDVNFSLALNLRHAKDSLGIRRRIGAVSMPIFSVFARGGTAMVIAVSFIVVLRSYSSLGIFFSDILWLTGLSFGISFCLGSFPTGGAFAALTILCTVYGRGFEAGYLLLKPAAAVICAFAAAIDTAISLFATYYVASREKMVIHKELKQYV from the coding sequence ATGAAAATTTGGATAAAGTTTCTTATCGGCTGTACGCTCGGCATTCTTTTGGCTTTGTTTTTGCCCTTCGAACACATTCAACTCAAAGCTTTTTTTAAATTTTGCGCGGAACTTACCGTAAGAATGGGACGGTATTTTTTGCTGCCCGTTCTTTTTTTCAACATGACAATCGCCGTAACCAAGCTGCGCGACACGCGGAAACTGCTGCGCACCGGTCTTTTTACCCTCATAACCGGAGCGGGAATTACGCTTATAACGACTTTAATCGGCATCGTTTCCGCCCTTATCATAAAACTGCCGCGCATTCCCATTTCGGTTGAAAAACTGTCCGAACCGATAAGCCTGAATCTTTCCGAGCATTTTTTATCCTTATTTCCGTACAACGGCGTCGGTGCGCTTTTTGACGGCGCTTTTTTGTTGCCCGTTTTTGTTTTAGCCGGATTTTTGGGTGCGGGCTTCGCATCCGACAGCATCAGAGCAAAGCCCGCCTTTACTCTGTTCGATTCGCTTTCCAGAATCAGCTACGCCGTGTTAAGTTTTTTTACGGACTTAATCGCAATCGGCATCATCGCCGTATCGTGCATGTGGGCGCTGACTTTTTTTGAAACCCTCGCGTCGGGAACTTTTACCGGGTTATTCCTTTTATTGATTGCGGATACCGTCATCATTATCGCAGGCCTTTTGCCCGTACTTTTGCGCTTTTTGTGCCGCGAAAATCACCCGTATAAGGTTTTGTTTGCCGGTATTGCGCCGATTATCGGGGCTTTGTTTTCGGGCGACGTAAATTTCAGCCTTGCGCTGAACCTTCGGCACGCAAAAGACAGTTTGGGCATCCGGCGCAGAATCGGAGCGGTAAGCATGCCGATTTTTTCCGTTTTTGCCCGCGGCGGAACGGCCATGGTTATCGCCGTATCTTTTATCGTCGTTCTGCGCTCCTACTCCAGCCTCGGCATCTTTTTCAGCGACATTCTGTGGCTCACGGGGCTGTCGTTCGGCATTTCGTTTTGCTTAGGCTCTTTTCCGACCGGCGGCGCGTTCGCGGCTCTTACGATTTTATGTACCGTCTACGGGCGCGGCTTTGAAGCCGGTTATTTGCTGCTCAAGCCCGCCGCTGCCGTTATCTGCGCCTTTGCCGCCGCAATAGACACGGCTATATCGCTGTTTGCAACCTACTATGTCGCCTCGCGCGAAAAGATGGTTATCCATAAAGAATTGAAGCAGTATGTTTAA
- the dtd gene encoding D-aminoacyl-tRNA deacylase produces the protein MKALIQRVLSASVCVDGECCASISRGFLVFLGVTHADTKEIAEKTAEKIRKLRIFEDENGKTNLSIEDVGGELLVVSQFTLYADCKRGNRPGFENAAEPAYAKSIYEYFLSCCESRFAKVAHGIFGADMKVSLVNDGPFTIMLETD, from the coding sequence ATGAAAGCATTAATTCAGCGTGTTCTTTCGGCTTCCGTTTGTGTTGACGGTGAATGCTGCGCTTCAATTTCGCGCGGATTTCTTGTTTTTTTAGGCGTAACCCATGCGGACACAAAAGAAATTGCCGAAAAAACGGCGGAAAAAATCCGAAAACTGCGTATTTTTGAAGACGAAAACGGAAAGACCAATTTATCGATAGAAGACGTAGGCGGAGAACTGCTTGTGGTTTCGCAGTTTACGCTGTATGCGGACTGTAAGCGCGGCAACCGGCCGGGCTTTGAAAACGCCGCCGAGCCTGCTTATGCAAAAAGCATATATGAATATTTTTTGTCGTGCTGCGAAAGCCGCTTTGCAAAGGTTGCTCACGGCATTTTCGGTGCCGATATGAAAGTTTCGCTCGTCAACGACGGTCCGTTTACGATAATGCTGGAGACGGATTAA